GGGTTGCGGTGTTTTAAGAAATCAATAAAATCCTTGCAGAGTTGAGCACTGCCCGTATATTTGCGGCCGTATGAATCACCAACAACTGGTCATTATGATGCTGAATTGCCGACCCAAACCGGGCCTCGGAATCGCGCGTCATGGCCGGCTGCCACGGGTACTTAGCAACTAAAATGCTTTTACTCCTTCGGTTCAGCTAACCCTTTACAGCCCGATTCCAGATTTCTGGAGTCGGGCTTTTTTTTGGTATTTCCTTTTCGTTGCCGCTATGTCACTGCACCTGCTCGCCCGCCCTCACCACCCTGCCGCGCCCGCTGCCGGCATGGTCTGGAAGATGCTGTTTGACCGCCAGCAGGCGCTGCTGCACCGGTGGGCCCGGCCGGCATTCGGCCGGGCACTCGCTGAGCTGGGCCTGCGCCGCGATACACTGCCTAACCTTCTGCCTATCAGCCAGGCGGTGCGGCAGCGCACCGGCTGGACGCTGCGGCTTGCCGAAAGGCCGGTAACCGAATCTGCCTATTATGCCTCCCTGGCCCGACGCGAGCTGCCGGTAGTGTCGCGGCTGCGCACGTTCAGTGAGTTTGACCAGCCGCCGGGTGGCCCCGACCTCTTTGCCGACCTCTTCGGCCGGGTGCCGCTGCTGCTGGAGCCCGGCTACGCCGAGGCGCTGTGCGCGTTGGGCCGTGCCTGGGAATTGGGTACCAATCCGGCAGCCGTTGCGCTGCTGCGGGGTTTCACACGTAGCACATTTGAGCGGGGCTTGCTGGCTTCAGCGAGCGGGCGTCCTCAATTCTACGGCGCGTCGCTGCTTACCTCAGCCCGGCATCTGCACGCGGCCGCGGCGGCCGACCCGGCCGTGTACGAGCCGCTGGCAAATGCAGTGCGCCACCTGGGGCCGCCAGCATCGGCCGAAGCAAGCATCACGGCCGTGAGTCCAACGCCCTATTTCGTAGCCGAAAGCTGGGCCGACCTCCTCGATGTTATCCAGCAGCTGCGCGAAGAGCTGCTCAAAGCTCAGCGGCAGGCCGCTGGTGCCCACGCACAGCTGGCGGAAAGCAGTTGCGGCCTACTGTAGAGATGCATCTTTGCGTCTCGGCGCTGAACGACTATAACTGCGCGGTTTAACCAACGCCGAGACGCAAAGATGCGTCTCTACAGGCTGCCTACTTACTTGGAACTGTTCTACTTCCGATGGCCGCCAGCCGGCATTGGCAGCGCGGCTATCCGAGCTGTATTAATAGTGTAAATTAACTATGTTTATGCTGAGGCTTTAGTAGCTTTTTTTAAAAAGAAGCAGTGTGGGAAATCGAAAAAACCAATCCTGAGTGTCATGCTGACGTTCTGCTTGGCTGCCGGCTACTCATCTCGAAAAGAGGGTTGCTAATAGGTTGTCGGTTGGAGCGTAGCGCCAGAAACTAAAAGGACCTGCTTCGGGGAAGCAGGTCCTTTTAGTCAGGTAAAGCAGGAGGCGATTGCTTATGCTTTCAGGCGGGCTTTCAGGTAAGCCAGTGCTTTCTGATGGGCGTCGGCCGCCAGCTCCTTGTTATACTTTGGGTTAGAGGGATTGGCGAAGGCGTGGTCGGCAGGATATTCCTTTACGGTTACCTTTTTGCCAGCCGCCGCCATGTCTTTCTCAAACTGCTTTACCACTTCGGGGTTTATCCACTTGTCCTGGTCGGCAAACAGGCCCAGCACGTCCGAATTCAGGGTTTTGAGCCTGGCAACGTCTTTTTCGGGCATGCCATAATACATCACGCAGCCGACAGTTTGCTTGCCGCCGAGCAGGGCCGCTTGCAGGCTCCAGCCCCCGCCAAAGCACCAGCCCACCGACGCAAACTGCGCCTTCGGGCCGGCATACAGCTGGGCACCCTTGATGATGGCCGTGGCCCGCTCGGTTTTTACTGCTTGCATGTATTTGCCGG
The sequence above is drawn from the Hymenobacter baengnokdamensis genome and encodes:
- a CDS encoding dienelactone hydrolase family protein, translating into MKKLFFLLAALTFGSAAAQAQTATMLSCCARPATTSATEAFAMLATDKDFSGGHEAPLPYSYEGEGKMIEFKTTDGGTSHAFEIKSAKPSNKFLFVIHEWWGLNDYIKKEAATYAQELPGVNVIALDLYDGQVATTPEEAGKYMQAVKTERATAIIKGAQLYAGPKAQFASVGWCFGGGWSLQAALLGGKQTVGCVMYYGMPEKDVARLKTLNSDVLGLFADQDKWINPEVVKQFEKDMAAAGKKVTVKEYPADHAFANPSNPKYNKELAADAHQKALAYLKARLKA